From Melitaea cinxia chromosome 3, ilMelCinx1.1, whole genome shotgun sequence, one genomic window encodes:
- the LOC123669655 gene encoding transcription elongation factor SPT5, whose amino-acid sequence MSDSEGSNFSGSGSDAGSVVSNRSRRSAASNRSAKSGSRSRSRSQSGSRSPSKSPSRSRSRSRSRSRSRSRSRSAGSDGSRNRDDEAKEASGDEEVEDEQEPEGEDLVDSEEYDEDEEEERRRKKRKKDSRYGGFIIDEAEVDDEVDEDDEWEEGAQEMGIVGNEVDEIGPTAREIEGRRRGTNLWDSQKEEEIEEYLRNKYADESAALRHFGDGGEEMSDEITQQTLLPGIKDPNLWMVKCRIGEEKATVLLLMRKFITYQNTPESYQIKSVVAPEGVKGYIYIEAYKQTHVKAIIDKVGNLKIGTWKQEMVPIKEMTDVLRVVKEQSGLKPKQWVRLKRGLFKDDIAQVDYVDLAQNQVHLKLLPRIDYTRLRGALRTVQSEGEAAKRKKKRRPAAKPFDPEAIRAIGGEVTSDGDFLIFEGNRYSRKGFLYKNFPMSAILAEGVKPTLTELERFEEQLEGIDIELAAPAKDDPTSLHSFSMGDNVEVSTGDLANLQARIIAIDGSMITVMPKHDALKDPLVFKPNELRKYFKQGDHVKVLAGRYEGDTGLIVRVEPHRVVLVSDLTMHELEVLPRDLQLCSDMATGVDSLGQFQWGDMVMLDAQTVGVIVRLEKENFHVLGMQGKVIECKPQALQKRRESRFTMALDSEHNSIQKKDIVKVIDGPHAGREGEIKHLYRNFAFLQSRMYLDNGGIFVCKTRHLQLAGGAKASAAANGLALGFMSPRIQSPLHPSARGGRGRGRGGRGPAARDRELIGQTIKITGGPFKGNVGIVRDANGSTVRVELHASCQTISVDRGHIAAAGGPTGAPRGGLSSYGRTPMRAGAHTPTYREAGLKTPLQGAATPVYEAGSRTPHYGASTPAHEGARTPAHPAWDAAAHTPRPDLDLALGLPASPPAYDAAYSQGPFTPQTPGTMYGSDHTYSPYRPSPSPGYAAGYLGTPSPGARSPGSADEDADWPAPELEVRVRGGADAALRGQAGAVRGVSGASCAVFLPAEDRVLNLPAHLLEPVVPHSGDRVKVIAGEDREAVGQLISIENQEGVVKFGSDDIKIMQLRHLCKMAST is encoded by the exons ATGTCGGATTCAGAAGGTAGTAACTTTTCTGGAAGTGGTTCAGACGCAGGCAGTGTAGTGTCGAATCGATCAAGAAGAAGTGCTGCATCAAATCGTTCGGCTAAGTCGGGCTCCCGTTCACGATCTCGTTCACAGTCTGGTAGCCGAAGTCCCTCAAAGTCTCCATCTAGGTCACGTTCTAGATCGAGGTCACGCTCACGTTCTCGCTCCAG GAGCCGCTCAGCCGGATCGGATGGCAGTCGAAACAGAGACGATGAAGCTAAAGAGGCATCCGGCGATGAAGAAGTTGAG GATGAACAAGAGCCAGAGGGAGAAGATTTAGTTGACTCCGAAGAATATGACgaagatgaagaagaagagAGACGCAGGAAGAAAAGGAAGAAGGATAGTCGTTATGGAGGTTTTATTATTGATGAAGCTGAG GTCGATGATGAAGTTGACGAAGATGATGAATGGGAAGAAGGAGCCCAAGAAATGGGCATTGTTGGCAATGAGGTCGATGAAATTGGACCCACGGCGCGGGAGATTGAAGGTCGACGGCGAGGAACCAACCTCTGGGACTCACAGAAGGAAGAGGAAATCGAAGAGTATCTGAGGAACAAATATGCAGATGAATCAGCTGCACTCAGACATTTTGGTGACGGAGGCGAGGAAATGTCTGACGAGATCACTCAGCAAACCCTCCTGCCTGGAATCAAGGATCCTAACTTGTGGATGGTCAAATGCCGTATCGGTGAAGAGAAAGCAACTGTACTCTTACTTATGAGGAAGTTCATAACTTATCAGAACACCCCAGAATCATACCAGATTAAGTCAGTAGTAGCACCTGAAGGTGTAAaaggttatatttatatagaagcgTACAAACAGACGCACGTAAAAGCTATCATCGATAAGGTTGGAAATTTGAAAATAGGTACTTGGAAACAGGAAATGGTACCAATTAAAGAAATGACTGATGTATTACGAGTTGTCAAGGAACAGTCAGGCTTGAAACCAAAACAGTGGGTGCGGTTAAAGAGAGGTCTCTTTAAGGATGACATAGCTCAAGTGGACTATGTCGATTTAGCTCAAAATCAAGTACATTTGAAACTGCTACCTAGAATAGACTATACAAGACTGAGAGGAGCTTTAAGGACTGTTCAGAGCGAAGGCGAGGCCGCTAAGCGAAAGAAGAAGCGCAGGCCTGCCGCGAAACCTTTCGACCCTGAAGCTATCCGTGCTATCGGCGGCGAGGTCACTTCCGATGGTGACTTTTTGATATTTGAAGGAAACAGATACTCACGAAAAGGTTTTCTTTACAAAAATTTCCCAATGTCTGCTATATTAGCGGAGGGAGTTAAGCCTACTCTTACCGAATTAGAAAGATTTGAGGAACAGCTCGAAGGAATCGACATCGAGCTCGCGGCCCCCGCCAAGGACGACCCGACGAGCTTACATTCCTTCTCTATGGGAGATAATGTCGAAGTGAGCACCGGCGATCTGGCCAACCTTCAGGCTCGAATTATCGCCATAGACGGGTCAATGATCACGGTTATGCCAAAGCACGACGCTTTAAAGGATCCACTCGTATTTAAGCCGAACGAACTGCGAAAATACTTCAAGCAGGGAGATCACGTGAAAGTACTGGCCGGCAGATATGAGGGCGACACCGGGCTGATAGTGAGAGTGGAGCCGCACCGGGTGGTGCTTGTATCGGACCTGACCATGCACGAGCTGGAAGTGCTGCCGCGGGACCTGCAGCTGTGCTCCGACATGGCCACCGGCGTGGACTCGCTGGGCCAGTTCCAGTGGGGCGACATGGTGATGCTCGACGCGCAGACCGTCGGCGTCATCGTGCGCCTGGAGAAGGAGAACTTCCACGTGCTCGGCATGCAGGGCAAGGTCATCGAGTGCAAGCCGCAGGCGCTGCAGAAGCGCCGCGAGAGCCGCTTCACCATGGCGCTGGACTCCGAGCACAACAGCATCCAGAAGAAGGACATCGTGAAGGTGATCGACGGGCCGCACGCCGGCCGCGAGGGCGAGATCAAGCACCTGTATCGCAACTTCGCGTTCCTGCAGTCGCGCATGTACCTCGACAACGGCGGCATATTCGTGTGCAAGACGCGCCACCTGCAGCTGGCGGGCGGCGCCAAGGCCTCGGCCGCCGCCAACGGACTGGCGCTGGGCTTCATGTCGCCGCGCATCCAGTCGCCGCTGCACCCGTCGGCGCGGGGCGGGCGGGGGCGGGGCCGCGGGGGGCGCGGCCCGGCCGCGCGCGACCGCGAGCTCATCGGCCAGACCATCAAGATCACCGGCGGGCCCTTCAAGGGCAACGTGGGCATCGTGCGCGACGCCAACGGCAGCACCGTGCGCGTCGAGCTGCACGCGTCCTGCCAGACCATCTCCGTGGACCGCGGGCACATCGCGGCGGCCGGCGGGCCCACCGGCGCGCCCCGCGGCGGACTGTCCAG TTACGGGCGCACGCCGATGCGCGCGGGCGCGCACACGCCCACGTACCGCGAGGCGGGGCTGAAGACGCCGCTGCAGGGCGCCGCCACGCCCGTGTACGAGGCCGGCAGCCGCACGCCGCACTACGGCGCCAGCACGCCGGCGCACGAGGGCGCGCGCACGCCCGCGCACCCCGCCTGGGACGCGGCCGCGCACACGCCGCGCCCCGACCTGGACCTGGCGCTGGGCCTGCCCGCCTCGCCGCCCGCCTACGACGCGGCCTACTCGCAGGGCCCCTTCACGCCGCAGACGCCGGGCACGATGTACGGCTCGGACCACACGTACAGCCCCTACCGGCCGAGCCCCAGCCCCGGCTACGCGGCCGGCTACCTGGGCACGCCCAGCCCGGGCGCGCGCTCGCCGGGCTCGGCGGACGAGGACGCGGACTGGCCGGCGCCCGAGCTGGAGGTGCGCGTGCGCGGCGGCGCGGACGCGGCGCTGCGCGGGCAGGCGGGCGCCGTGCGCGGCGTGTCGGGCGCGTCGTGCGCCGTGTTCCTGCCGGCCGAGGACCGCGTGCTCAACCTGCCCGCGCACCTGCTGGAGCCCGTCGTGCCGCACAGCGGCGACCGCGTCAAG GTGATAGCGGGCGAGGACCGCGAGGCGGTGGGTCAGCTGATCTCCATCGAGAACCAGGAGGGGGTCGTCAAGTTCGGCTCCGACGACATCAAGATCATGCAGCTGAGACACCTCTGCAAGATGGCGTCCACGTAG
- the LOC123669656 gene encoding cytoplasmic protein NCK1, producing the protein MLETRSVRAADSVWANKPLPAPHAMANSRHGKNAQDDVCYVVAKYDYAAQGAQELDLRKNERYLLLDDSKHWWRVQNARSQSGYVPSNYVKKEKPSLFDSIKKKVKKGSGSKTLPSNSSPVRAAGPGGGAGPGAGGDSPGGRRAEPTEALGTAVVKYNYQAQQPDELSLTKGTRILILEKSNDGWWRGQYQSHTGWFPSNYTSEEGDNEDTVHTYAMAENVLDIVVALYSFTSNNEQELSFEKGDRLEIIERPPSDPEWFRARDSRGHIGLVPRNYLQELADYLTQPYSEAGEGGAAAGAGPGAGAGAAGRAWYFGAITRTHCDALLNQHGHDGDFLIRDSETNVGDFSVSLKAPGRNKHFRVQVEGNLYCIGQRKFNTLDQLVAHYQRAPIYTNKQGEKLYLVRPLPRAAQNC; encoded by the exons ATGTTGGAGACGCGGTCGGTGCGCGCCGCTGACTCGGTGTGGGCGAACAAGCCGCTGCCGGCGCCTCACGCTATGGCCAACTCCAGGCACGGGAAGAACGCCcag GACGATGTGTGCTACGTGGTCGCGAAGTACGACTACGCGGCGCAGGGCGCGCAGGAGCTGGACCTGCGCAAGAACGAGCGCTACCTGCTGCTCGACGACTCCAAGCACTGGTGGCGCGTGCAGAACGCGCGCAGTCAGTCCGGCTACGTGCCCAGCAACTACGTCAAGAAGGAGAAGCCCTCGCTGTTCGACAG CATCAAAAAGAAAGTGAAAAAGGGGTCCGGGTCGAAGACGCTGCCGTCCAACAGCTCTCCAGTACGCGCGGCGGGGCCGGGCGGCGGGGCGGGGCCGGGGGCGGGCGGGGACTCGccgggcgggcggcgcgcggaGCCCACCGAGGCGCTGGGCACGGCGGTCGTCAAGTACAACTACCAGGCCCAGCAGCCCGATGAGCTGTCGCTGACGAAGGGCACGCGCATCCTCATACTCGAGAAGAGCAATGACGGCTGGTGGCGCGGCCAGTACCAGTCGCATACGGGATG GTTTCCTTCGAATTATACGAGCGAAGAGGGCGACAACGAGGACACCGTTCACACCTACGCCATGGCGGAGAACGTCCTGGATATCGTC GTGGCGCTGTACTCGTTCACGTCCAACAACGAGCAGGAGCTGTCGTTCGAGAAAGGCGACCGGCTGGAGATCATCGAGCGGCCGCCGTCCGACCCCGAGTGGTTCCGAGCGCGCGACAGCCGCGGCCACATCGGGCTCGTGCCGCGCAACTACCTGCAGGAGCTCGCCGACTACCTCACGCAGCCCTACAG CGAGGCGGGCgagggcggcgcggcggcggggGCGGGGCCGGGGGCGGGCGCGGGGGCGGCGGGGCGCGCGTGGTACTTCGGCGCCATCACGCGCACGCACTGCGACGCGCTGCTCAACCAGCACGGCCACGACGGGGACTTCCTCATACGGGACTCCGAGACCAAC GTGGGTGACTTCTCGGTATCGCTGAAGGCGCCGGGCCGCAACAAGCACTTCCGAGTGCAGGTGGAGGGCAACCTGTACTGCATCGGGCAGCGCAAGTTCAATACGCTAGACCAGCTGGTGGCGCACTACCAGCGTGCGCCCATCTACACCAACAAGCAGGGCGAAAAGCTTTACCTCGTGCGTCCTCTGCCGCGCGCCGCGCAGAACTGCTGA